The following is a genomic window from Anopheles aquasalis chromosome 3, idAnoAquaMG_Q_19, whole genome shotgun sequence.
TGTGAACAAATCCCCCACGCTGAAGCAACTGGTGGCGCTTGGGGTGGAATTGCATAAGTttgaaaaacggaaaggaatCGCCCAGTTTGTGCTGCGGTTGGATTTCGATCGCGACATGCGAGAACACATTCGTTTTCTCGCGGACACTGGCGTACCGGCGGACATGCTGGGGGAATTTATCACCAAGAACCCGCTTATTTTCAAGGAAGATCTAGAGAACCTTCAGACGAGAATCAACTACCTGCAATCGAAAAGCTTCCTACCGCAACAGATCATTCGCATCGTGACCAACGACCCGTTCTGGTTGATGTTTAACACGAAACGCATTGATCGGAGGCTGGGATACTTTCAGAAAAACTTTCAGCTCGTGGGCGATGAGGTTCGACtgttggccacaaaacagCCCAGGCTTATCACGTACAACATGGAGCATGTGCAACGGAATACGTTCAGCGTGAAGGAGGAGATGGGGTTCGAAGCAGACGAGGTGAAACAGCTGCTTCTGAGTAAACCTAGGATATGGATGATGAGTGAGTTGATAGCATTAAATATAAGATGCTTAAAATGTACAACCCTCTTTATATTTACCTTTTTCTCCAGAAACTGAGGCATTGCAGTACCGCTTCGACTACATCCACCGTAGAATGAAGTTGACGCACGAACAAATTCTGAAAAACCCCGATTTACTGCTAACGCGTGACTTTCGGATCAAACAGAGACATGAGTTTCTCAAGTTTCTTGGCAAAACGCAGTACGATCCGAAGAAGGAGCTTTATATTCTGTTAAAATCACTGGCAGCAGGAACGGATGAGCAGTTTGTTACAGAAATAGCCAAATCGAACATGGAATGTTACAATCGGTTCTTAAAAACTCTGTAGCGTAATGGGGCAATTATGGTCATAGAATGTTTAAAGTCAATAAAATTTTACGGAAGAGCGCAACGTAAGTAAAGCCATTTAAGTGGAGCGTTTCAGAGATTCAGCGTCCAAAGGCAATCGGGCATTAGCTAGCTTTGCCGAGCTCGATCTTGCGTTTGATCACGTGTATCGAAGTGAAGAGCAACGAATCGATTATCCCGGCCACGGTGAAAATGCCACCGATTATTGCACACACATTCGTAGCAAAGTGGCCAAGGGAACTGAAACGACAAAGGCAGACTGTTTAAACGATTGCCCTCGTGTTAGATTTGTTTCCCGGACttactttcgcttttcggtgtACTTGACCATCAATGGGGATAACTCGTAGTTAACGAAAACCCCCGGCATTCCCGTTTCACCGCTCATGGCCGTCACGCTCTTTTGGTGTTTCGTAACGGAAAACTGGTTCGTGTAGAGTGTCGATCCGTTCAGTGGGACAAACATTGTGGGAACGATTTTGATGTAATACTGGAACATCATAGCACCTGAAATGGTACGAAATCATCATAATTTAGAGGATCAGTCCTGGCAAATTGCAATCCACCGACCAATTCAATTTCCCTCAGACCTGAAAAACatagaaaatacaaaaaaaaaacgctctctgcgctcttctctcgctcaatttctctctctctcccgttgcTTTCAAACTGTCAAAAGTACTGtcacacgaaacgaaagacaCGATTACGTGATAAAATTGCgtgtttttgtgaattttgcacAACTTTTGGACTTCTGGGGGAAAATCAAACGTTCCCCGGTCATTTTAAGCACCTGAGAAACAGCCCGTAACAAGACAGAATGCCGGCCGTACCCGGAAGCGTTTACAACCAGAACCAGCAACCGAGTTGCTTCGATCGCATGAAGATGGGCTTCACGATCGGGTTCTGCGTAGGAATGGCTAGCGGAGCGCTGTTTGGTGGATTCTCAGCACTCAGGTAAGGGCAAAAGCACTCCGGAAAGTCCGAAAACATGGAACAATCTTCATCCGCACCATTTCTCTACAGATACGGACTACGAGGCCGAGAGTTGATCAACAACGTTGGCAAAGTGATGGTACAGGGAGGTGGCACTTTCGGTACCTTCATGGCGATCGGTACCGGCATCCGATGCTAAACCGAAGCGTAGTTGAGTTCGCATGCAGTGATGCGGAATGTGAATTGGTTAAAAGGAAAATTGTAACGCTTAAGGTTCCACAAATAAATTCTCTGTCCCTAATTTAAATGGCGATTGGCCCTTCTCGTAAATGCTTACCTTCCGTAGCCACTACGTTAAGCCCATCCAGTGGTTGCGTCGTTCCGAAATCGAACTGCTCTCCAAAGGACAATGTGTTGATACGATGCGTAGTGTTGAAGCGACTGGACGAGTACGGTTGCACGTCATGCACGTGAATGTTCTGGATGGAAAAGCTTTTACCGGGAGCGATATGGAACCGTCCCTCGACACGGTTCACTTCCATCGTTCCATAAATATGACAACCCTCGTTGAACGCCTTTCCTTCGATCGCACCATGGTTGCTGTTCTTGCACTGCTCAAAGTCCTCCACGTTTGGGTTCCACTTTCGTTCACGGTATGCATCGATAACGTCTTGGCATGTATTGCAGCACCTAGCAGGAAAGAAGAATGTACTATGTAACTTCAACGCTGTTCGAAAGATCGCAAGAATAGTAGCAACATACTGTGATTCGTTCCGCGCCGCTCCATAACAACTACCACAGGCCGGTTTGATCGTTGACGATGTTACCGGTGCCTCGGTGCTAGAGACACGCTTCGTCGAAACCTGAATGTCTTCCTTCTTTGGTTCTTCGATCTGGTTTCCATCCAGATCAAGCCTTCGCTTGTATATGCTGTGCTCAATGTGCAGGTGCTGCTCGCCGGTGGAATCTTGAGCATCCAAAGACACGTCTGAGGGAGATAAGGACACCGTTTAGTGCAACAATCCACCCGAAAAGTCACACCGTGACACATACAATCGCATGATATCCTCGGGATGGTAAAATCTAAGTTAATCTGTAATTTGTGCCCCCGTGTCGTGTCGACAAATAGTTCTTCTGAGATGTTGGGCGAGAGGTATGCGTTGATCTCCCCTATCACTAGCACCACAATCACAATGGAACTGACCAGTGTCACTGGAATGAGAAACATTTGTTAACCGAGGTATCATTTTCAGCTTCAAACGGTTTGTCCTAACTTACGTGCCGCTCCGCTGACCGTGCGTATGCTGAACTCGTTATCAATTTTAGGGTAGGCATCTAACCGGCGCAGAGAGTCGAGAAACCGCATTCTATTCTGGCAAAGGGATGCCTTCGTCCGTCTACTAACCAAAGGCGAGGAAAGGGTTTCTGCTCGCAGAAATATCTGCACTTGATCAAACACGCAAGCAGAGCAGTTTTCGAAGTTttgtggaaaacggaaaaacacgtagccttttgttgttgttatcgaCGCTGTCACCCACTCGGTTGACAGCTTCGTTCGCCGGTTGCGTTACTGCCCCGCTATTTtgtgaattttaatttcccaCGAATTACgttcaatttgcatttgcttATCGCTTCAATAAGCTactaaaaataaatctttttaatggaaaaagatGTCTGGCGAGCAAGCAATCGCCGGAGTTAAAGTAACCGGAGCCGGAGTAACGCTAGTGCGTAACGCTTCCTGTCATCATGTGCCGCTCTCGCTGATGTAACCGCATTTCGGTTCGGGGGTTCTGTTCTGGCTGATAAAAACGtgttgaaagtgaaattgcTGGGTTTTTATTTGGCACAGTGAACACGGTGGACTGCCTTTGGCAGCAAAGGAGTTAGACTCTGTGTCTATCGTTAGTTGTGAGCCGTGCCTAGCCCGAATTGATTGCGCGCGCGGTCGCGGAGTTTTCGGAAAAGTTCCACAAACGCTCCGCGTAATCGATTGTAATTCAATTAGGGCACAGCAGGCGTACGCGTTAATCAACGCGCCGAAAATACTACCAGCAGCATTCAATTGTGGACAACGAAGCAACCCGCGAAGGTCTCAGCGAGAGTGAAGTGGTACGATCTCGGGTAATTGTAGCCTCGAGTCCATCCAGTACCGCAAGTGCCACTTCCTACAACACCACTTCCGTTCTGTTCGTCCTTTGTAGAGAAACAAGCGGTGCTCGGATCGAAGCTGAGTGGCCAGGATTCACCTCACATCCAACTCCGGTCGGTGCTAGTGCGCTGAGGCGGAACACCACGATGAAGAAGCGGAGCAGTCCTGCGCCTTCCGCGGCGGCCGCGGACGGTGGCATTGGCAGTGAATCGGCCCCCTCTCTGCACGCCTCGCAGCACTCGTTGGCGGTCAACGAGTTTAAGTTCATCAACGAGCGGCCGGTCGACGATATATCGCTTAACTTTTTCTACAAACCGCACACGATCACCCTGCTGGCCGTATCGATATTTGGCGTGATGTACTTCGCCTTCGTGCGGTAAGTATCGGTCCAGTGGGTCCTATATCTCCTAGAAACGTGCGAAACGAGCGTTTTTCAagaaacaaatggatactcgATGGaccatcgttttttttgggaaggattCCGTCAAAAAAAGATTCACGGGTTAGCGGTGGCATGTGCTAATTCAAAACGCAAAGTGATAAAAAACGAATGGTTTGATGCCGTAAAGATTAGCGCTGTAATATGTTACGGATGCAATAATTGAATATCCTTTCTTTTGTCTTATTACAGCGACCAGTCCGACATTCAGGAGAACATTTGGGCTGGCATGGTTTGCgttatcttcttctttctgATCATCTCCGTACTTGCCTTCCCAAATGGACCTTTCACCCGGCCCCATCCGGTCGTCTGGCGCATGCTGTTCGGTCTATCGGTGCTCTATCTGATGTTTCTACAATTCCTCATGTTCCAAGACTATAAATCGATCATGGGTATCATCTATTGGTTTGATCCGAAGCTGCGGGACTTTCACATCGATAGTGAAAAGGTAAAAAGGCGGCACTCCAGCAATTCTATGTTCTGGGAGATTCTAACATGAGCGATTTCTTATTCTAGCAATACGCCACCAACTGTTCGGATATGTCGTTCGAGCGCATCTGGTCGCACGTAGATGTGTTCGCCTGGGGCCATTATCTCGGATGGGCCTTCAAGGCCGTGCTTATCCGCCACATGGGCATCCTGTGGGCGATCTCGGTGATGTGGGAAATCACAGAAATTACGTTCGCTCACCTGCTGCCCAACTTTGCCGAGTGCTGGTGGGACGCGATGATTCTGGATGTGCTACTGTGCAATGGGTTCGGTATCTGGTGCGGGCTGCGGATCTGCA
Proteins encoded in this region:
- the LOC126577123 gene encoding transcription termination factor 3, mitochondrial; translated protein: MRNFVLKVMQLVPRSGIHTSYRCWSNTAITPSPENALQCYEDDLANDDQLQEWSQSVLEPVPNPLDVEAFPNTQPAFNFAAYVNKSPTLKQLVALGVELHKFEKRKGIAQFVLRLDFDRDMREHIRFLADTGVPADMLGEFITKNPLIFKEDLENLQTRINYLQSKSFLPQQIIRIVTNDPFWLMFNTKRIDRRLGYFQKNFQLVGDEVRLLATKQPRLITYNMEHVQRNTFSVKEEMGFEADEVKQLLLSKPRIWMMKTEALQYRFDYIHRRMKLTHEQILKNPDLLLTRDFRIKQRHEFLKFLGKTQYDPKKELYILLKSLAAGTDEQFVTEIAKSNMECYNRFLKTL
- the LOC126577122 gene encoding endoplasmic reticulum-Golgi intermediate compartment protein 3; this translates as MRFLDSLRRLDAYPKIDNEFSIRTVSGAALTLVSSIVIVVLVIGEINAYLSPNISEELFVDTTRGHKLQINLDFTIPRISCDYVSLDAQDSTGEQHLHIEHSIYKRRLDLDGNQIEEPKKEDIQVSTKRVSSTEAPVTSSTIKPACGSCYGAARNESQCCNTCQDVIDAYRERKWNPNVEDFEQCKNSNHGAIEGKAFNEGCHIYGTMEVNRVEGRFHIAPGKSFSIQNIHVHDVQPYSSSRFNTTHRINTLSFGEQFDFGTTQPLDGLNVVATEGAMMFQYYIKIVPTMFVPLNGSTLYTNQFSVTKHQKSVTAMSGETGMPGVFVNYELSPLMVKYTEKRNSLGHFATNVCAIIGGIFTVAGIIDSLLFTSIHVIKRKIELGKAS
- the LOC126577124 gene encoding reactive oxygen species modulator 1, whose translation is MPAVPGSVYNQNQQPSCFDRMKMGFTIGFCVGMASGALFGGFSALRYGLRGRELINNVGKVMVQGGGTFGTFMAIGTGIRC
- the LOC126577226 gene encoding phosphatidylserine synthase, which produces MKKRSSPAPSAAAADGGIGSESAPSLHASQHSLAVNEFKFINERPVDDISLNFFYKPHTITLLAVSIFGVMYFAFVRDQSDIQENIWAGMVCVIFFFLIISVLAFPNGPFTRPHPVVWRMLFGLSVLYLMFLQFLMFQDYKSIMGIIYWFDPKLRDFHIDSEKQYATNCSDMSFERIWSHVDVFAWGHYLGWAFKAVLIRHMGILWAISVMWEITEITFAHLLPNFAECWWDAMILDVLLCNGFGIWCGLRICKLLEMREYKWASIRDISSTTGKLKRAVLQFTPESWAPVRWLDPKCTYMRFLAVSQLVLLWQLTELNTFFLKHIFEMPPSHPVVIGRLVFVGLFTAPSVRQYYIYVTDTRCKRLGTQCWVYIAILVSEAILCIKNGKELFERTQVKNILVWLLIQAVLSVLFVYGCMLWHRYVGEEDSRDGSPVKQPSRMFKDSAIVSGDSKGSKGTPTVKSSPKTSPTKKAGSQLASTSREHLD